One Vibrio sp. CDRSL-10 TSBA genomic region harbors:
- the lexA gene encoding transcriptional repressor LexA yields the protein MKPLTPRQQEVFDLIKSKIEETGMPPTRAEIARELGFRSANAAEEHLKALARKQVIEIVPGASRGIRILLGAANDEAGETGLPLIGRVAAGEPILAQEHVETHYQVDPGMFRPQADFLLRVQGESMKNIGIMDGDLLAVHKTQDVRNGQVVVARVEEDVTVKRLERNGAKVLLHAENEAFAPIEVDLTCQEMTIEGIAVGIIRNTDWM from the coding sequence ATGAAGCCGTTAACGCCACGCCAACAAGAAGTGTTTGATCTGATTAAAAGTAAGATCGAAGAAACCGGAATGCCACCTACCCGGGCGGAAATCGCTCGTGAACTGGGTTTTCGCTCAGCCAATGCGGCCGAAGAACACCTCAAAGCACTGGCACGCAAGCAAGTGATTGAGATCGTTCCGGGTGCCTCACGCGGCATTCGTATTCTGCTTGGTGCGGCCAACGATGAAGCCGGTGAAACCGGATTACCGCTGATTGGCCGTGTTGCTGCGGGTGAACCGATTCTGGCTCAGGAGCATGTAGAGACTCATTATCAGGTCGATCCTGGCATGTTCCGTCCGCAGGCTGACTTCCTGCTGCGGGTGCAAGGTGAAAGTATGAAGAACATCGGTATTATGGACGGTGATCTGCTGGCAGTGCATAAAACTCAGGACGTGCGTAATGGTCAGGTCGTGGTGGCGCGGGTCGAAGAGGATGTGACGGTAAAACGTCTCGAGCGTAACGGTGCGAAAGTGCTCCTGCACGCAGAAAATGAAGCCTTTGCCCCAATCGAAGTCGACCTCACCTGTCAGGAAATGACTATCGAAGGCATCGCAGTTGGTATTATCCGCAATACTGACTGGATGTGA
- a CDS encoding TonB-dependent receptor: MQADSALEVLRTLPGVEINSLGGKGQETSIYLRGTATQHTLVLVDGVKVNSATSGGASIGLIPAFAIEKIEVIRGPRAAIYGSDALGGVISITTAGKGKSLHKATVGYGENNHKLLGWHSSGQLNEQTHGSFIAAKEKSDGYRVYQRAPSEDEHGYDSTSFFGSVNHQINEQWSLDGSAYKQESDNEYAGQYGGPKQESNNDFYSLMGGVNFQGDNYHSKLTVSTARNEAWDGDADGASGKSALFTRRNNVTWLNTLTPIDEVAVNIGLDYTKEKAHRGGTSTTDYDDTSKDNKAAFLTSLIGVDEFTAEASVRHDDDSSFGGHSTWSLGLGYQLLDDLQVVANSGTGFKAPTFNDLYWPGQGNPDLEPEESVSHELGLRGYSDWLDWEVSVYKTDIDNLIEWAPVGAGGAWIPSNVAKAQIKGLEVAASFDTWSVEHKVSAEWKDPINKETHEQLARRGKQNFSWRMNYYIAKFDLSMVANYVGDRRDNNNDKMESYTTVDLATRYHFTDHFSLGVKVSNAFNESYVTGVGSSGYYYLADGRNVFANAEYQF; this comes from the coding sequence ATGCAAGCGGATAGCGCTCTAGAAGTGTTGCGCACCTTACCTGGTGTAGAGATTAATTCTCTGGGCGGCAAAGGTCAGGAAACGTCTATTTATTTACGTGGTACTGCAACGCAGCATACTTTAGTGCTTGTTGATGGTGTTAAGGTTAACTCTGCGACTTCCGGTGGTGCATCTATTGGGCTAATTCCCGCTTTTGCGATTGAAAAGATTGAAGTGATTCGTGGGCCTAGGGCTGCTATTTATGGCTCTGATGCTCTTGGTGGTGTGATTAGCATTACTACCGCCGGAAAAGGAAAATCGCTGCATAAAGCGACCGTTGGCTACGGTGAGAACAACCATAAGTTGTTAGGATGGCACTCGTCTGGCCAACTTAACGAACAAACCCATGGTTCGTTTATTGCTGCTAAGGAAAAGAGTGATGGTTACCGTGTGTACCAACGTGCGCCGAGCGAAGATGAACACGGTTATGATTCAACCAGCTTTTTTGGTAGCGTAAACCATCAGATCAATGAGCAGTGGAGTTTGGATGGCAGTGCTTATAAGCAGGAGTCAGACAACGAATACGCAGGCCAGTACGGTGGTCCAAAGCAAGAGAGCAATAACGACTTCTACAGCCTGATGGGTGGCGTGAATTTTCAAGGCGACAACTACCATTCTAAACTGACAGTTTCGACCGCACGTAACGAAGCTTGGGATGGCGATGCAGATGGCGCCTCAGGTAAAAGTGCTCTGTTTACTCGTCGTAACAATGTTACCTGGCTGAATACGCTGACTCCGATTGATGAAGTCGCGGTGAATATTGGTTTGGATTACACCAAAGAGAAAGCTCATCGTGGTGGTACCAGCACCACGGACTACGATGATACCAGTAAGGATAACAAAGCGGCATTTCTGACTTCCCTGATTGGTGTTGATGAATTTACCGCTGAGGCAAGTGTGCGTCATGATGATGACAGCTCATTTGGCGGACACTCTACCTGGAGCCTGGGGCTTGGATATCAGCTGTTGGATGATCTTCAGGTCGTTGCAAATTCAGGTACTGGGTTTAAGGCACCAACATTTAATGATTTGTACTGGCCTGGTCAGGGTAACCCGGATCTGGAACCTGAAGAGTCGGTTTCCCATGAACTGGGTCTGCGTGGCTATTCAGACTGGCTTGACTGGGAAGTGTCCGTTTATAAAACAGACATCGACAACCTGATTGAATGGGCGCCAGTCGGCGCTGGTGGCGCTTGGATCCCATCCAACGTCGCTAAGGCTCAAATCAAAGGCTTGGAAGTTGCAGCCAGTTTTGACACTTGGTCAGTAGAACATAAAGTGTCGGCGGAATGGAAAGATCCGATCAATAAAGAAACCCATGAGCAGTTAGCTCGTCGTGGTAAGCAAAACTTTAGCTGGCGCATGAACTACTATATCGCCAAGTTTGATCTGTCGATGGTTGCTAATTATGTAGGCGATCGCAGAGATAACAATAACGATAAGATGGAATCATATACCACCGTTGATCTGGCCACACGTTATCACTTCACTGACCACTTTAGCCTGGGTGTCAAAGTCAGCAATGCCTTTAACGAGTCATATGTAACGGGCGTAGGTTCTAGTGGCTATTACTATCTGGCTGATGGTCGTAATGTGTTTGCCAACGCTGAGTACCAATTCTGA
- a CDS encoding YijD family membrane protein, whose amino-acid sequence MSKDSSKTKQGSERKTLVLAVVAGMCGDALLSWLTMSEISFSIFPVIALVLSVQALYQEYLSHPVSEDIPLVGLACFFVGAFGHNAFVKAQYPDSGSNFFAIIVALLLLVWIGRKLGYLGRAS is encoded by the coding sequence ATGTCGAAGGATAGCAGCAAAACCAAACAAGGTTCAGAACGAAAAACTCTGGTATTGGCGGTCGTGGCCGGTATGTGCGGAGACGCACTTTTGTCCTGGTTGACCATGAGTGAAATTTCTTTTTCTATTTTTCCGGTGATTGCACTGGTGTTGTCGGTGCAGGCGTTGTACCAGGAGTACCTCAGCCACCCGGTGTCAGAGGATATTCCTCTGGTCGGCCTGGCGTGTTTCTTTGTCGGTGCATTTGGTCATAATGCGTTTGTCAAAGCGCAGTACCCGGATTCAGGCTCTAACTTCTTTGCCATTATTGTGGCGTTGTTACTGCTGGTCTGGATTGGCAGAAAACTGGGTTACCTGGGCCGTGCTTCTTAA
- the glpG gene encoding rhomboid family intramembrane serine protease GlpG — protein MIKLISLNNPRMAQAFIDYMASRHIDIQMMPEEGGQFALWLTDDQHLIEAEAELQHFLHNPNHSKYQAASWALAESRQSRFVYRSPSMLTMLRSKAGPVTLGTMLLCAAIFALSLLGMGNQVFAALHFPAHGGQQWQLWRWFSHALLHFSVLHIAFNLLWWWQLGGDIEKRLGSGKLVQIFLLSAALSGAGQYWVEGANFGGLSGVVYALVGYLWMLSVRAPHLGLTMPKPLIGFMLVWLVLGFVQPFMAIANSAHLAGLVTGVILGLHDAGRFQSKGADA, from the coding sequence ATGATTAAACTGATCTCCCTGAACAATCCGCGCATGGCGCAGGCTTTTATTGATTACATGGCATCGCGCCACATTGATATTCAGATGATGCCGGAAGAGGGAGGCCAGTTTGCGCTGTGGCTGACAGATGATCAGCACCTGATAGAGGCGGAAGCAGAGCTGCAACATTTCCTGCATAACCCCAATCACAGTAAATATCAGGCGGCCTCCTGGGCACTGGCTGAATCACGCCAGTCCCGCTTTGTTTATCGTTCGCCAAGCATGCTCACCATGCTGCGCTCCAAAGCCGGTCCGGTAACCTTAGGCACTATGCTGCTGTGTGCTGCGATCTTCGCGCTGTCACTGCTGGGTATGGGGAATCAGGTCTTTGCGGCACTGCACTTTCCTGCTCACGGCGGACAGCAGTGGCAGCTGTGGCGCTGGTTCAGTCATGCACTGCTGCATTTTTCGGTGCTGCACATTGCCTTTAATCTGCTGTGGTGGTGGCAACTGGGTGGTGACATTGAAAAGCGGCTCGGCAGTGGCAAGTTAGTACAGATATTCCTGCTGTCGGCAGCCCTGTCCGGAGCCGGACAATACTGGGTAGAGGGGGCGAACTTTGGTGGTTTGTCCGGAGTGGTGTACGCTTTGGTCGGCTATCTGTGGATGCTGAGCGTACGGGCGCCGCATCTCGGACTGACGATGCCTAAACCGCTGATCGGTTTTATGCTGGTCTGGTTGGTGCTGGGCTTCGTACAGCCCTTTATGGCCATCGCGAATTCTGCCCATCTGGCCGGCCTGGTCACCGGCGTCATTCTTGGGTTACATGATGCCGGACGTTTTCAGTCTAAAGGTGCGGATGCCTGA
- a CDS encoding class I SAM-dependent methyltransferase gives MIMRPNQSPATRRYPIPANLMQPLWLRSRESLVDNGLVYDPIAASACQRCQLAPECLSGDIDQKQLLHATLTQLCDQQVRAFLQTHPDGWIVNVGAGLDTRFYRVDNGRCHWLELDVSENLLWRQKLFHRSERYQHYCGSVSDLSWLDSLPVPEYAPILILCEHALLDCQAEQVARFIRALGLNFVNASACLVLAGDKAASRLGQSMGSGQYQHGFSDAAHAVLNCLPWTRSVRLYSPLDQHCGRWKFWQRVVSKLGGYKHRFTPIVTSIRW, from the coding sequence ATGATAATGCGCCCGAATCAATCCCCTGCAACACGACGCTACCCGATACCGGCTAACCTGATGCAACCGCTCTGGTTACGCAGCCGTGAGAGCCTGGTCGATAATGGTCTGGTCTATGACCCGATTGCCGCGTCCGCCTGCCAGCGCTGTCAACTGGCGCCGGAATGTTTATCTGGCGATATCGATCAAAAACAGTTACTGCATGCCACGCTGACCCAATTGTGCGATCAACAGGTACGAGCTTTCCTGCAAACCCATCCTGATGGCTGGATAGTGAATGTCGGCGCTGGCCTGGATACCCGCTTTTACCGGGTCGACAACGGGCGTTGTCACTGGCTCGAGCTGGACGTGAGTGAAAATCTGCTCTGGCGGCAAAAACTGTTTCACCGCAGTGAACGTTACCAGCATTACTGTGGCAGTGTCAGCGATCTCTCCTGGCTGGATTCTCTGCCAGTCCCTGAATATGCCCCGATTCTGATTTTGTGTGAACATGCCCTGCTTGATTGTCAGGCCGAACAGGTCGCACGTTTTATTCGCGCTCTGGGACTTAACTTCGTCAATGCCAGCGCTTGCCTGGTGTTGGCCGGCGATAAAGCCGCAAGTCGCCTGGGGCAGAGCATGGGCTCCGGTCAATATCAGCATGGTTTCAGCGATGCCGCCCATGCGGTGCTCAATTGTTTACCCTGGACACGCAGCGTGCGGTTGTATTCGCCTCTGGATCAGCACTGCGGGCGCTGGAAATTCTGGCAGCGGGTGGTGAGTAAGCTGGGCGGCTATAAGCACAGATTTACTCCGATTGTCACTTCGATCCGCTGGTAA
- a CDS encoding flagellar basal body-associated protein FliL, with protein sequence MLKRYLVHAILAASLVLPGAVYASDEEAPKLAYFTLEPDLTTNFFTQGKKLGYIQVRIDIMVANSADLPLVERHQPLIRDAVVELLGKQSEDTIKSLAGREDLRKTLVDDLNSVLLPETGRKLIADLLFTKYIYQ encoded by the coding sequence ATGCTTAAACGTTACCTAGTCCACGCCATACTGGCCGCCAGCCTTGTCTTACCTGGTGCAGTTTATGCCAGTGATGAAGAGGCGCCCAAACTGGCTTACTTCACGCTAGAGCCGGATCTGACCACCAACTTTTTTACTCAGGGTAAAAAGCTGGGCTATATTCAGGTTCGCATCGATATTATGGTGGCCAACAGTGCCGACCTGCCGCTGGTTGAACGCCATCAGCCGCTGATCCGCGATGCGGTCGTCGAACTGCTGGGTAAACAGAGCGAAGACACGATTAAATCTCTGGCGGGACGTGAAGATCTGCGTAAAACCCTGGTCGACGATCTCAACAGTGTTCTGCTACCGGAAACCGGTCGCAAACTCATCGCTGATCTGCTGTTTACTAAGTATATTTATCAGTAA
- the glpE gene encoding thiosulfate sulfurtransferase GlpE: MDQFQHIDVAGAQALIEQHNAKLLDIRDPQSFAVAHAKDAYHLTNDTIVAFMDQTEFDEPVLVMCYHGISSQGAAQYLVNQGFEQVYSVDGGFEAWHRANLPIEAS; encoded by the coding sequence ATGGACCAATTTCAGCACATCGACGTTGCTGGCGCCCAGGCGCTGATCGAACAACACAATGCCAAGCTTCTGGACATTCGTGATCCGCAGTCATTTGCCGTCGCGCATGCCAAAGATGCCTACCACCTGACCAACGACACTATTGTTGCCTTTATGGATCAGACCGAGTTTGATGAACCTGTCTTAGTGATGTGCTACCACGGCATCAGCAGTCAGGGCGCGGCTCAATACCTGGTTAACCAGGGATTTGAACAGGTGTATAGTGTAGACGGCGGTTTTGAGGCCTGGCACCGGGCTAACCTTCCTATCGAAGCGAGCTGA
- a CDS encoding diacylglycerol kinase — protein MQKKNPQGLKRILKASRYSYQGIGAAFKNEAAFREEIILACVLIPLAVWLDVSQLERVLMIATVLLVMVVELLNSAIEAVVDRIGPEHHELAGRAKDMGSAAVFITMLLCGYVWVEALFI, from the coding sequence GTGCAAAAAAAGAATCCGCAGGGATTAAAACGTATCCTCAAGGCCAGTCGCTATTCCTACCAGGGAATTGGGGCTGCGTTTAAAAATGAAGCGGCTTTTCGTGAAGAGATTATTCTGGCGTGTGTCTTGATTCCGCTCGCGGTGTGGCTCGATGTCAGCCAGCTGGAACGGGTACTGATGATCGCCACTGTATTACTGGTCATGGTGGTTGAGCTGCTCAACAGTGCCATTGAGGCGGTGGTGGACCGCATCGGCCCCGAACATCATGAACTGGCGGGACGCGCCAAAGACATGGGATCGGCCGCGGTGTTTATCACCATGCTGCTCTGTGGTTATGTCTGGGTCGAGGCCCTGTTTATCTGA
- the ftsX gene encoding permease-like cell division protein FtsX — translation MAIKPKGNTANARKPAAGRDKKRAKTDSFFTVHRKQAKASFSALWQRPLGNLLTLAVISMALALPASLYLLSKNIASVADNVASPSQISIYLREGTPEARIMVLKDQVESRTDVAKVDYISSQQGLDELSQYAGFDQAISLLDEYALPGVLVITPAVEDKARITAIARSLHGEEDVTDVRLDEDWLTRLDAIRNLTTIVVVFLSLLMLASVFLIVGNTLRFNVQANKDEIQTMKLIGATDSYILRPYLYSGMWFGFLGAMTAWLMTALITILLNGAVEELARLYDSRFRLIGLSWDESLLLLMLGTLLGCVAARVSARRHLREIEPV, via the coding sequence ATGGCCATTAAGCCAAAGGGTAACACTGCCAATGCGCGCAAGCCTGCGGCGGGACGGGATAAGAAACGCGCCAAAACCGATAGCTTTTTTACTGTGCATCGCAAGCAGGCCAAAGCCTCGTTTTCGGCGTTATGGCAGCGTCCGCTTGGTAATCTGCTCACCCTGGCAGTGATTTCAATGGCATTGGCCCTGCCGGCCAGCCTCTATTTACTCAGCAAGAACATCGCCTCGGTGGCAGATAACGTTGCCAGCCCGTCACAAATCAGTATCTATTTGCGTGAGGGCACGCCGGAAGCGCGCATCATGGTGCTTAAAGACCAGGTGGAAAGTCGTACTGATGTGGCCAAGGTGGATTATATCTCTTCGCAGCAAGGGCTGGATGAGCTCAGCCAGTATGCCGGATTTGATCAGGCGATCAGTCTGCTGGATGAATATGCGTTACCCGGTGTGCTGGTGATTACCCCGGCGGTAGAAGACAAAGCGCGCATTACGGCGATCGCCCGTTCACTGCATGGTGAAGAAGACGTGACCGATGTTCGTCTGGATGAAGACTGGCTGACCCGTCTGGATGCGATTCGTAACCTGACCACTATCGTTGTGGTTTTCTTGTCGCTGCTGATGCTGGCTTCGGTATTTCTCATCGTCGGCAACACGCTGCGCTTCAATGTCCAGGCCAATAAAGACGAAATCCAGACCATGAAGCTGATCGGCGCGACCGACAGCTATATTCTGCGCCCTTATTTGTATTCCGGGATGTGGTTTGGTTTTCTCGGAGCGATGACCGCCTGGCTGATGACGGCACTGATCACCATTTTACTCAATGGTGCGGTGGAAGAGTTAGCCCGTCTGTATGACAGTCGTTTTCGTCTGATCGGCCTGAGCTGGGATGAATCTTTGCTGCTGCTGATGCTGGGGACACTACTTGGTTGTGTGGCTGCACGGGTGTCAGCGCGTCGTCATTTACGCGAAATTGAACCAGTTTAA
- a CDS encoding chorismate lyase has translation MNQTTAFYLAALRQVSWQQPEQFTYPDENAKAWLLELGSLSHLMAAHCEHFSVKLLHNQFTAAAELHADEVQLLSEEQCLLRQVVLQGDAVPWALGSTLIPFSSMQQRDWQQQGDTPLGETIFSCETVKRDALQVGWAETSHGKLLARRSRLWMQHKPMLVAELFLPDSPIYSKERV, from the coding sequence ATGAATCAAACAACTGCGTTTTATCTGGCCGCTTTGCGCCAGGTCAGCTGGCAACAGCCGGAACAATTTACTTATCCTGACGAGAATGCCAAAGCCTGGTTACTTGAGCTGGGCTCGTTGTCACATCTGATGGCGGCCCACTGTGAGCATTTCAGCGTCAAATTACTCCACAACCAGTTTACTGCTGCCGCTGAACTGCATGCCGATGAGGTGCAGCTCTTGAGTGAAGAGCAGTGTCTGTTGCGTCAGGTCGTGTTACAAGGCGATGCGGTGCCTTGGGCGCTGGGCAGCACGTTAATTCCATTTTCCTCCATGCAGCAACGTGACTGGCAGCAGCAGGGTGATACCCCGCTTGGTGAGACGATATTCAGTTGTGAAACTGTGAAACGCGATGCTTTGCAGGTCGGATGGGCCGAGACATCGCATGGTAAATTACTCGCGCGCCGATCCCGTTTATGGATGCAGCATAAACCCATGTTAGTGGCAGAACTGTTTTTGCCCGATTCACCGATTTACTCCAAGGAGAGAGTGTAA
- the ftsE gene encoding cell division ATP-binding protein FtsE: MIKFQQVSKAYRGGRQALQKVDFHLRRGEMAFLGGHSGAGKSTLLKLICAIERPNDGKISFNGHDITRIPSKDIPFLRRNIGIVFQEHRLLMDRSVYENVALPMRIESIAESEIKRRVNAALDKTGLLDKARSLPTQLSGGEQQRVGIARAVVNRPTLLLADEPTGNLDPELSNRILRLFEEFNRAGVTILLATHDINLVNSRPQYRHLELNQGFLSEVEDYGH, translated from the coding sequence GTGATTAAGTTTCAACAAGTAAGTAAAGCCTACCGTGGCGGACGTCAGGCCCTGCAGAAAGTCGATTTTCATTTGCGTCGGGGCGAAATGGCCTTTCTCGGTGGACATTCCGGGGCGGGGAAAAGCACGCTGCTCAAGCTGATTTGTGCGATAGAGCGGCCGAATGACGGCAAAATCAGTTTCAACGGGCACGATATTACCCGTATCCCCAGCAAAGACATTCCTTTCCTGCGCCGCAATATCGGTATTGTGTTCCAGGAGCATCGTTTGCTGATGGATCGCAGCGTGTATGAAAACGTGGCGCTGCCGATGCGGATAGAATCGATCGCGGAAAGTGAGATTAAACGCCGGGTTAATGCGGCGCTGGATAAAACCGGCCTGCTTGATAAAGCTCGCAGCCTGCCGACTCAGCTCTCCGGTGGTGAACAGCAGCGGGTGGGGATTGCCCGTGCGGTAGTTAACCGTCCGACCTTACTGCTGGCTGATGAGCCGACCGGTAACCTGGATCCTGAGTTATCCAACCGTATCCTGCGTTTGTTTGAAGAGTTCAACCGCGCCGGAGTGACGATTCTGCTGGCGACGCACGATATCAATCTGGTCAATTCCCGGCCTCAGTATCGTCATCTGGAGCTTAATCAGGGCTTTTTGAGCGAGGTAGAAGATTATGGCCATTAA
- the rsmD gene encoding 16S rRNA (guanine(966)-N(2))-methyltransferase RsmD has protein sequence MPRRRQQNPSQKQAPSGQVRIISGLWRGRKLPVHDAEGLRPTTDRVKETLFNWLAQDIPHAKCLDLFAGSGGLGFESASRQADKVTMLEMNSQAFAQLKTNIASLKASNIEAIHTDSLAFLRQSGQAYDVVFIDPPFRQGLLQESVALLEQNGWLADNAMIYIECEKELAIADLPPNWELYREKTAGQVCYRLFERTSV, from the coding sequence ATGCCAAGACGTCGTCAGCAAAACCCATCACAAAAACAGGCCCCAAGTGGTCAAGTGCGAATCATCAGCGGCCTGTGGCGCGGGAGAAAACTCCCGGTCCATGACGCCGAAGGCCTGCGTCCGACCACAGACAGGGTCAAAGAAACCCTGTTTAACTGGCTGGCTCAGGACATCCCTCATGCCAAATGTCTCGACCTGTTTGCCGGTTCCGGCGGACTGGGATTTGAATCTGCCTCACGTCAGGCCGACAAAGTCACCATGCTGGAGATGAACAGCCAGGCATTTGCCCAGCTCAAAACCAATATAGCCAGCCTGAAAGCGTCCAACATTGAAGCGATTCACACCGACTCACTGGCTTTTCTGCGCCAAAGCGGCCAGGCCTATGATGTGGTGTTTATCGATCCGCCTTTCCGTCAAGGTTTGTTACAAGAAAGCGTAGCGTTACTAGAGCAAAATGGATGGCTTGCCGACAACGCGATGATTTATATTGAGTGTGAAAAAGAGTTAGCGATTGCGGATCTGCCACCCAATTGGGAACTGTACCGGGAAAAAACCGCCGGCCAGGTCTGTTACCGCCTGTTTGAAAGGACGAGTGTATGA
- the murI gene encoding glutamate racemase translates to MSEHPQYKALIFDSGVGGLSVYREIQARLPQLSYTYLFDNAAYPYGELAQDTLLHRVEALVTGLVEQQGFDIVIIACNTASTIVLPVLRSRLSIPVVGVVPAIKPASVLAHKAVGLIATPATITRQYTHDLIRDFALNKSVELLGSTRLVDMAEEKLRGQPVDLEELAAILRPLHNQIDVAVLGCTHFPLIKAEIQTVLGEGVILVDSGQAIARRVEELLEISAGEQQESAHNIFSSAPPWKEDALNRTLAQLGFSPVRPYPLQGVLDH, encoded by the coding sequence GTGTCTGAACATCCCCAATACAAAGCACTTATATTTGATTCCGGTGTCGGCGGTTTGTCGGTCTACCGTGAAATACAGGCGCGTCTGCCGCAACTCAGTTATACCTACCTGTTTGATAATGCGGCATACCCATATGGTGAACTGGCTCAGGATACGCTCCTGCATCGGGTTGAAGCCTTGGTGACCGGATTGGTTGAGCAGCAGGGGTTCGATATTGTCATTATCGCCTGTAATACCGCGAGTACAATTGTATTACCTGTTCTTCGGTCCAGACTGAGTATTCCTGTGGTCGGTGTGGTACCTGCGATAAAGCCGGCATCTGTGCTGGCGCATAAGGCTGTGGGCTTAATTGCTACACCTGCGACAATTACCCGTCAGTATACCCACGATCTGATCCGTGATTTTGCATTGAATAAAAGCGTCGAGCTTCTGGGGTCAACCCGGCTGGTGGATATGGCTGAAGAAAAATTGCGAGGTCAACCGGTCGATTTGGAGGAGTTGGCTGCAATTTTGCGTCCGCTGCACAATCAGATTGATGTGGCGGTATTAGGATGCACACATTTCCCACTTATCAAGGCAGAGATCCAGACTGTGTTGGGAGAGGGGGTCATCTTGGTGGATTCCGGTCAAGCGATCGCTCGTCGGGTAGAAGAGTTATTGGAGATTAGTGCTGGTGAGCAGCAGGAGAGTGCGCACAACATCTTCTCCAGCGCACCTCCCTGGAAGGAAGATGCGTTGAATCGAACGCTGGCGCAACTCGGCTTTAGTCCTGTTCGCCCATACCCTCTTCAGGGTGTTTTGGATCATTAG
- the trmA gene encoding tRNA (uridine(54)-C5)-methyltransferase TrmA — protein sequence MATLDVNPNQYQAQLEEKVSRLTDMFQAYQVPELEVFESPQQHYRMRAEFRVWHEGDDMYYIMFNQETREKYRVDQFPAASRLINDLMPLLIDAMKDNDTLRRKLFQVDFLSTLSGEVLVSLLYHRQLDEEWKAAADKLKQRLNDEGFNLNLIGRARKMKIVMDRDYVVEKLHVNGQPYIYQQVENSFTQPNGKVAEKMLEWAVDCTQDSQGDLLELYCGNGNFSLALAQNFERVLATELAKPSVESAQYNIAANHIDNVQIIRMSAEDFTQAMEGKREFNRLKDAGVDLKSYNCNTIFVDPPRSGMDVDTCKMVQGYQRILYISCNPETLKENLDILGQTHNVTRFALFDQFPYTHHMEAGVLLERKA from the coding sequence ATGGCGACTCTTGATGTAAACCCGAACCAATACCAAGCACAGCTGGAAGAAAAGGTCTCGCGCCTGACCGATATGTTCCAGGCTTACCAGGTGCCGGAATTGGAAGTGTTCGAGTCTCCTCAGCAGCATTACCGTATGCGTGCAGAATTCCGCGTCTGGCACGAAGGCGACGACATGTACTACATCATGTTCAACCAGGAAACGCGCGAAAAATACCGTGTTGACCAGTTCCCGGCCGCCAGCCGTCTGATTAACGATCTGATGCCGTTACTGATTGATGCGATGAAAGACAATGACACCCTGCGCCGTAAACTGTTCCAGGTGGATTTCCTCTCAACCCTGAGCGGCGAAGTACTGGTCTCACTGCTGTACCACCGCCAGCTGGATGAAGAGTGGAAAGCGGCGGCTGACAAACTGAAACAGCGCCTGAATGATGAAGGCTTTAACCTTAACCTGATTGGCCGCGCACGTAAGATGAAAATCGTTATGGACCGTGACTATGTGGTGGAGAAACTGCACGTCAACGGCCAGCCATACATTTATCAGCAGGTAGAGAACAGCTTTACCCAGCCTAACGGTAAAGTGGCTGAAAAAATGCTGGAATGGGCGGTCGATTGTACTCAGGACAGTCAGGGTGATCTGCTGGAGCTGTACTGTGGTAACGGTAACTTCTCTCTGGCTCTGGCGCAGAACTTCGAGCGTGTCCTGGCAACCGAGCTGGCCAAGCCGTCTGTTGAATCCGCACAATACAATATTGCCGCCAACCACATCGACAACGTGCAGATCATTCGCATGTCAGCAGAAGACTTTACCCAGGCGATGGAAGGCAAACGTGAGTTCAACCGCCTGAAAGATGCCGGTGTGGACCTGAAAAGCTACAACTGCAACACCATTTTTGTCGATCCGCCGCGCTCTGGTATGGATGTCGATACCTGTAAGATGGTGCAAGGCTACCAACGTATCTTGTACATCTCCTGCAACCCGGAAACACTGAAAGAGAATCTGGATATCCTTGGTCAAACCCACAACGTGACCCGTTTTGCCCTGTTTGACCAGTTCCCGTACACCCACCACATGGAAGCGGGCGTACTGCTGGAGCGTAAAGCGTAA